A region from the Eleginops maclovinus isolate JMC-PN-2008 ecotype Puerto Natales chromosome 17, JC_Emac_rtc_rv5, whole genome shotgun sequence genome encodes:
- the lrrc4.1 gene encoding leucine-rich repeat-containing protein 4, translating into MSLLGRVAVHRARKAALLCVVFLMARAWSSASLALAGAAVSQGPQGCPPQCSCSNQQGKVVCTRRGLTRVPPGIPANTRHLNLMENAIEAVQADSFRHLHHLEVLQLGRNAIRQIEVGAFNGLTSLNTLELFDNRLTVVPSGAFEYLSKLRELWLRNNPIESIPSYAFNRVPSLMRLDLGELRKLEYISEGAFEGLQNLKYLNLGMCNIRGDMPNLSPLKGLEELEISENHFPEIKPGSFKGLRSLKKLWVMNSQITVIERNGFDDLSSLVELNLAHNNLSAVPHDLFSPLRYLVELHLHHNPWNCGCEAVWLARWLRESIPTNSTCCGRCHAPASMRGRQLVEVDRGEGAATQCSAPFIADAPRDLNISAGRVAEVRCRTAPMSSVRWLLPNGTILTHASSHPRISVLNDGTLNFSNVLAVDTGTYTCMVSNAAGNSNASAYLNVSAAELNTSNLSYFTTVTVEVLEPTTEMPKSKTTTTAAAAGAGVAGGGGVGLGTTTTTASPSVFQPVFISTPTVLLQSTESPPGAAKTSVAPGLQGATGKPGKSGPSLDEVMKTTKIIIGCFVAVTLLAAVMLIAFYKLRKRHQQRSTVAAARTVEIIQVDEEDLPPPASAAQETALTLPEIRDHNSIHKLDFISHKTDYSFHKPKAEYKPQPDFTLHKPKAEYTTYKPNMDFSSHKFIPDYSTHKSTPDFSLHRPKPDYSQFRQDYSTHKPKAEYSPFKPDFGTHPKNKTDYSPFKPDYGTHPRQKTDLSPFKRDYSTQPKPKHDYSPLRSDYNSQHKPKAEYSPFKPDFGTHPRPKPEYSPFKPDYSTQPKPKMDYSAQRSKTDNTFKPKDPYSSHKTGTDYSAFKTDFSPHKADYSAFSPHTQRPELDYSPHKMDYSPHKVDYSTLKPKYNTYKPTGHGAKWTDNNVGNSLPRTMPSTITAMAEPFVIKTHTKEKVQETQI; encoded by the coding sequence ATGAGTCTCCTGGGGCGGGTAGCTGTGCATCGTGCCAGGAAAGCCGCCCTGCTCTGTGTAGTCTTCCTGATGGCGCGAGCGTGGAGCAGCGCCTCCTTGGCCTTGGCGGGGGCGGCGGTGTCTCAGGGACCCCAGGGCTGTCCACCGCAGTGTTCCTGCAGTAATCAGCAGGGGAAGGTGGTGTGCACCCGACGTGGCCTCACCCGTGTTCCTCCCGGCATTCCTGCCAACACGCGACACCTCAATCTAATGGAAAACGCCATTGAGGCGGTGCAGGCTGACTCTTTCCGCCACCTGCACCACCTTGAGGTGCTCCAGCTTGGGCGAAATGCCATACGGCAGATTGAGGTGGGCGCGTTTAATGGACTCACCAGTCTCAACACCCTGGAACTGTTTGACAACCGGTTGACAGTGGTGCCCAGTGGGGCCTTTGAGTATCTGTCTAAATTAAGAGAACTGTGGCTGAGGAACAACCCTATTGAAAGTATCCCCTCCTACGCCTTCAACCGGGTGCCCTCCCTCATGCGATTGGACCTGGGAGAATTACGGAAACTGGAGTATATCTCAGAAGGAGCTTTTGAAGGCCTACAAAATCTCAAGTACCTAAACCTGGGCATGTGCAACATAAGGGGTGATATGCCAAACCTGAGTCCTCTCAAGGgcctggaggagctggagataTCTGAAAATCACTTTCCAGAGATAAAGCCAGGCTCCTTCAAGGGCCTGCGCTCACTGAAGAAGCTTTGGGTGATGAACTCGCAAATCACAGTGATAGAGCGCAATGGATTTGATGACTTATCTTCATTGGTGGAGCTTAATCTGGCCCATAATAACCTGAGCGCTGTGCCACATGATCTATTCTCCCCGCTCAGGTACCTGGTGGAGCTGCATCTCCACCATAACCCTTGGAACTGCGGCTGTGAGGCTGTATGGTTAGCACGCTGGCTAAGGGAGAGCATCCCTACTAACTCAACTTGCTGTGGACGTTGTCACGCACCTGCCAGCATGAGAGGTCGACAGCTGGTTGAGGTGGACCGAGGTGAGGGCGCTGCAACCCAGTGTTCAGCACCATTCATTGCTGATGCACCAAGGGACTTGAACATTTCAGCAGGGCGAGTGGCTGAGGTTCGTTGCCGCACAGCCCCGATGTCTTCGGTGCGCTGGCTCCTACCCAATGGAACTATCCTGACTCATGCCTCTAGTCACCCAAGAATATCAGTCCTCAATGATGGGACTCTTAATTTCTCAAATGTCCTGGCAGTTGACACGGGCACTTATACCTGCATGGTGTCAAATGCAGCTGGGAATTCTAACGCCTCTGCATACCTCAATGTGAGTGCAGCTGAGCTCAACACATCCAACTTGAGTTACTTCACCACAGTGACAGTTGAGGTCTTGGAGCCAACCACTGAAATGCCCAAATCTAAAACCACAaccacagctgctgcagcaggagctggggtagctggaggaggaggggttggCCTTGGGACAACAACTACAACTGCCTCTCCTTCAGTCTTTCAGCCAGTCTTTATCTCCACACCaactgtgctgctgcagagtaCTGAAAGCCCACCGGGGGCAGCTAAAACATCTGTGGCGCCAGGACTACAAGGTGCCACTGGCAAGCCAGGCAAGTCTGGCCCTAGCCTGGATGAAGTGATGAAGACCACTAAGATTATAATTGGTTGCTTTGTAGCGGTGACACTGCTGGCTGCTGTCATGCTCATCGCCTTCTACAAACTGAGAAAGCGCCACCAGCAGAGGAGCACAGTGGCAGCTGCCCGAACTGTGGAGATTATCCAGGTGGATGAGGAAGACCTTCCTCCGCCAGCATCTGCAGCTCAAGAGACGGCTCTCACGTTGCCTGAAATCCGGGACCATAACAGCATACACAAACTGGACTTTATTAGCCACAAGACTGACTATAGCTTTCACAAACCTAAGGCTGAATACAAACCCCAGCCTGATTTCACCCTTCACAAGCCGAAAGCGGAGTATACCACATACAAGCCAAATATGGACTTCAGTAGCCACAAATTCATCCCAGATTACAGCACTCACAAATCTACACCAGATTTTAGCCTTCATAGACCAAAACCTGACTACAGCCAGTTTAGACAGGACTACAGCACTCACAAGCCTAAAGCAGAATACAGCCCTTTCAAACCAGACTTTGGCACTcacccaaaaaataaaacagactaCAGCCCATTCAAACCAGATTATGGCACTCATCCCAGACAGAAAACTGACCTCAGCCCATTCAAACGAGATTACAGCACCCAACCAAAACCTAAACATGACTACAGCCCATTACGATCGGACTACAACTCACAGCATAAACCTAAGGCGGAGTACAGTCCATTCAAGCCAGACTTTGGCACTCACCCAAGACCTAAACCTGAATATAGCCCATTTAAACCTGATTATAGCACTCAACCCAAACCCAAAATGGACTACAGTGCCCAGCGATCTAAAACTGACAATACCTTCAAACCTAAGGATCCTTACTCCTCCCATAAGACTGGAACTGATTACAGCGCCTTCAAGACTGACTTCAGCCCCCACAAAGCGGATTACAGCGCCTTTAGTCCACACACTCAGAGACCTGAACTGGATTATAGTCCACACAAGATGGACTATAGCCCCCATAAAGTGGACTACAGCACTCTAAAGCCCAAATATAACACCTACAAACCAACGGGCCATGGGGCTAAATGGACAGACAACAATGTTGGGAACTCTTTGCCTCGAACCATGCCCAGCACCATCACAGCAATGGCTGAGCCCTTTGTCATAAAAACTCACACCAAGGAGAAGGTGCAGGAGactcagatttaa